In Microbacterium esteraromaticum, the following proteins share a genomic window:
- a CDS encoding NAD(P)/FAD-dependent oxidoreductase, translating into MSDVIIIGAGPAGLQAALTLGRMHRSALVVDSGEYRNGTVLHMHNVVTNDGTAPAEFRATARAQLQQYDTIELRQGRVSAVSPADGGFTVRFEDGTVEHAPRVMLTTGMRDDLPDVAGLAELWGVRAFNCPFCDGHEFAGRTVGVLGAERAEHIVRMLRPIGVSIVVFDDGALDDDRRAELESLGAVVHRAPVTSVAPDGEGVRVAAGTAVGVDGLFVTNAAMRQRAPFADQLGLRMLPSGAIEIDEMGRTSLAGVSAAGDLAHRASVPGVMAAVTLAAAAGQLAAIGIVQELAMG; encoded by the coding sequence ATGAGCGATGTCATCATCATCGGCGCAGGACCGGCCGGACTGCAGGCGGCCCTGACGCTGGGGCGGATGCACCGCTCGGCCCTTGTCGTCGACTCGGGCGAGTACCGCAACGGAACCGTGCTGCACATGCACAACGTGGTGACCAATGACGGCACGGCGCCTGCCGAGTTCCGAGCGACCGCGAGAGCTCAGCTGCAGCAGTACGACACGATCGAGCTCCGCCAGGGAAGAGTCAGCGCGGTCTCGCCCGCGGACGGCGGCTTCACCGTGCGGTTCGAAGACGGCACGGTCGAGCATGCGCCGCGGGTGATGCTGACGACGGGGATGAGAGACGATCTGCCGGATGTCGCCGGCCTGGCTGAGCTGTGGGGCGTGCGCGCCTTCAACTGCCCCTTCTGCGACGGGCACGAGTTCGCCGGACGCACGGTCGGCGTATTGGGAGCGGAGCGCGCAGAGCACATCGTGCGCATGCTGCGCCCCATCGGCGTCTCGATCGTCGTCTTCGATGACGGCGCGCTGGACGACGACCGTCGTGCGGAGCTGGAATCGCTGGGCGCCGTCGTGCACCGGGCGCCGGTGACGTCGGTCGCACCGGACGGGGAGGGCGTGAGGGTCGCCGCGGGGACGGCCGTCGGCGTCGACGGGCTCTTCGTGACCAACGCCGCGATGCGCCAGCGTGCTCCCTTCGCCGATCAGCTGGGCCTGCGGATGCTGCCCAGCGGCGCGATCGAGATCGACGAGATGGGGCGCACCTCGCTCGCCGGAGTCTCGGCGGCGGGCGACCTCGCGCATCGGGCGAGCGTCCCCGGCGTCATGGCGGCCGTCACACTCGCTGCTGCAGCCGGTCAGCTCGCCGCCATCGGAATCGTGCAGGAGCTCGCGATGGGCTGA
- the resB gene encoding cytochrome c biogenesis protein ResB: MSSSPSDPSDGAAAASDPLRPADHIDSAPADDSEINQPKLGFVGWLRWGWRQLTSMRVALVLLLILAIAAIPGSVFPQRTADPNGVVQYKQNNPDIFPALDAMRMFDVYSSPWFSAIYLLLFISLIGCIIPRIKHHAKALRAQPPRTPARLGRLENHRSVVRDAGAAGTTDAAVSIDIAEKQLKSLGYRVARYDRGRTWSVSAERGYWRETGNLLFHVALVGVLVTVGIGGGFAYTGQRVVIEGASYVNTLIDYNSINRGRFVADDSFQPYALTLDSFDVTYEDFGTPGAGQAGNFAANLTVRNVDGSKSKGTVRVNHPLHVGGDSIYLLGNGYAPTITVRNAEGEKVFSGPVEFLPQDSAMTSLGVVKVTDGMPEQLGMIGFLYPTPLKMKSGAYTSVHGALNLPLLTLDVYQGDLGVDGGKPVSVFELNTDGLEKLNGRTTDEKSIELQPGETADLPNGLGTVTFENVSPKGAKDTLQSVKRYVSLQIHHDASAPWVLAFALLALGGLGLALFVPRRRMWVKATASDDGIHLEYAGLARGDDPTLAAAVDDLVRGHGRLLDAAAPDSATSAQGD; encoded by the coding sequence GTGTCATCCTCCCCCTCTGACCCCTCCGACGGCGCGGCAGCGGCATCCGATCCGCTCCGCCCGGCCGACCACATCGACTCGGCACCCGCCGACGATAGCGAGATCAACCAGCCGAAGCTCGGGTTCGTCGGATGGCTGCGCTGGGGCTGGCGTCAGCTGACCTCGATGCGCGTGGCGCTGGTGCTGCTGCTGATCCTCGCCATCGCCGCGATCCCCGGATCGGTCTTCCCGCAGCGCACCGCCGACCCCAACGGCGTCGTGCAGTACAAGCAGAACAACCCCGACATCTTCCCCGCGCTCGACGCGATGCGCATGTTCGACGTGTACTCGTCGCCGTGGTTCTCGGCCATCTACCTGCTGCTGTTCATCTCGCTGATCGGCTGCATCATCCCGCGCATCAAGCACCACGCCAAGGCGCTGCGGGCCCAGCCCCCACGCACCCCTGCACGGCTCGGCCGGCTCGAGAACCACCGCTCGGTCGTTCGGGATGCCGGTGCCGCCGGCACGACAGACGCCGCCGTCTCGATCGACATCGCCGAGAAGCAGCTGAAGTCCCTCGGCTATCGCGTCGCCCGCTACGACCGCGGCAGGACGTGGTCGGTGTCGGCGGAGCGCGGCTACTGGCGTGAGACCGGCAACCTGCTCTTCCACGTCGCGCTCGTCGGCGTGCTGGTCACGGTCGGCATCGGCGGCGGTTTCGCCTACACAGGCCAGCGCGTGGTGATCGAGGGCGCCAGTTACGTCAACACCCTCATCGACTACAACTCGATCAACCGCGGGCGCTTCGTCGCCGACGACTCTTTCCAGCCCTACGCGCTGACACTCGACTCGTTCGACGTCACCTACGAGGACTTCGGCACGCCCGGTGCCGGCCAGGCCGGCAACTTCGCCGCCAACCTCACGGTGCGAAACGTCGACGGCTCGAAGAGCAAGGGCACCGTGCGCGTGAATCACCCTCTGCACGTCGGCGGCGACAGCATCTACCTGCTCGGCAACGGGTACGCGCCCACCATCACCGTGCGCAACGCGGAGGGCGAGAAGGTCTTCAGCGGTCCCGTCGAGTTCCTCCCGCAGGACAGCGCGATGACCTCGCTCGGCGTCGTGAAGGTCACCGACGGCATGCCAGAGCAGCTCGGCATGATCGGGTTCCTCTACCCGACCCCGCTGAAGATGAAGAGCGGCGCGTACACCTCGGTGCACGGCGCGCTCAACCTCCCCCTGCTCACCCTCGACGTGTACCAGGGCGACCTCGGCGTCGACGGCGGCAAGCCCGTGTCGGTGTTCGAGCTCAACACCGACGGTCTCGAGAAGCTCAACGGCCGCACGACCGACGAGAAGTCGATCGAGCTGCAGCCCGGCGAGACCGCCGACCTGCCCAACGGCCTCGGCACGGTCACGTTCGAGAACGTGTCGCCGAAGGGTGCGAAAGACACGCTGCAGTCGGTCAAGCGCTACGTGTCGCTGCAGATCCACCACGACGCCTCGGCGCCATGGGTGCTGGCGTTCGCACTGCTCGCCCTGGGCGGGCTCGGCCTCGCCCTGTTCGTTCCGCGTCGGCGCATGTGGGTGAAGGCCACGGCATCCGACGACGGAATCCACCTCGAGTACGCCGGCCTCGCGCGCGGCGACGATCCGACCCTCGCCGCCGCCGTGGACGATCTCGTCCGCGGACACGGGCGGCTTCTCGACGCGGCCGCGCCCGACAGCGCGACCTCCGCACAGGGAGACTGA
- a CDS encoding MerR family transcriptional regulator, whose product MKSNVERPFSVGEVAERFSLPTNVLRHWESVGLLSPARDSSDRRRYSRDDAVRVAVILRSKAAGMSLDQIAHLLERDMAGRHRVLQTHIDDLDRRMEEMRRSKAMAEHALRCSAHDISTCPRFRAELSDLLAEFPEGHDGSERA is encoded by the coding sequence ATGAAGTCAAATGTCGAGCGCCCCTTCTCGGTGGGCGAAGTCGCCGAGCGCTTCTCGCTGCCCACGAACGTGCTGCGCCACTGGGAATCGGTCGGCCTGCTCTCCCCGGCGCGAGACAGCTCTGACCGACGCCGCTACAGCCGCGACGACGCCGTGCGAGTGGCCGTCATCCTGCGCAGCAAGGCGGCGGGCATGAGTCTCGACCAGATCGCTCACCTGCTCGAACGCGACATGGCAGGCAGACATCGTGTGCTGCAGACGCACATCGACGACCTCGACCGCCGCATGGAGGAGATGCGACGCTCCAAGGCGATGGCCGAGCATGCGCTGAGATGCTCGGCACACGACATCTCCACCTGTCCGCGATTCCGCGCCGAGCTGTCGGATCTGCTCGCCGAGTTCCCGGAGGGTCACGACGGCTCAGAGCGCGCATAG
- a CDS encoding cytochrome c biogenesis protein CcdA: MSPDAVIGAGALWIAIPLALLAGLVSFLSPCILPLVPGYLGFIGGAAGATASPERARRSRMLLGVLLFIAGFTVVFVAYTVIGGAASTFFLEWGDLITRVLGAVVVLMGLIFLGLFGFAQRQYKMQVNSATGLIGAPLLGFTLAIGWAPCTGPTLGAIISVGWTLGDPWRAGLLGVAYSLGLGIPFLLVALGFGWATSATAFLRRHIRTVNIIGGALLIVLGLLMITGVWTQIMSRLTAVMSSVILPL, from the coding sequence GTGAGCCCGGATGCCGTGATCGGGGCCGGCGCGCTCTGGATCGCCATCCCGCTCGCCCTGCTCGCCGGTCTCGTGTCGTTCCTGTCTCCGTGCATCCTGCCGCTCGTGCCCGGCTACCTCGGGTTCATCGGGGGAGCGGCCGGAGCCACCGCCTCACCCGAGCGTGCACGACGCAGCCGGATGCTGCTCGGCGTGCTCCTGTTCATCGCCGGCTTCACGGTGGTGTTCGTCGCCTACACGGTGATCGGCGGCGCAGCATCCACCTTCTTCCTCGAGTGGGGCGACCTGATCACCCGCGTCCTCGGTGCCGTCGTCGTGCTGATGGGTCTGATCTTCCTCGGCCTGTTCGGCTTCGCGCAGCGTCAGTACAAGATGCAGGTCAACTCGGCCACCGGCCTCATCGGCGCACCGCTGCTCGGTTTCACGCTCGCCATCGGCTGGGCGCCCTGCACGGGACCAACGCTCGGCGCCATCATCAGCGTGGGCTGGACCCTCGGCGATCCGTGGCGCGCCGGGCTGCTCGGCGTCGCCTACTCGCTCGGCCTTGGCATCCCGTTCCTGCTCGTCGCCCTCGGCTTCGGCTGGGCGACGAGCGCAACCGCTTTCCTGCGCCGCCACATCCGCACCGTCAACATCATCGGCGGCGCGCTGCTGATCGTGCTCGGCCTGCTGATGATCACCGGCGTGTGGACCCAGATCATGTCTCGACTCACGGCGGTGATGAGCAGTGTCATCCTCCCCCTCTGA
- a CDS encoding TlpA disulfide reductase family protein has protein sequence MSVPARSLRGAWRIGAAALAATLAIGLSACAPDPMVEAYKNGDQKAYTAADFRVDSIPAGDRAEPVDFGGMTEDGEKFSSDDIRGEVAVVNFWYAGCGPCRAEAKDLEATWQKHQADGVQFIGVNIYDQADTAKSFAKTYGVTYPSLMDATSGDAKLAFARVTPIQAPPTTLVIDRKGRVAARIIGPIDGTSILSTLIKDALKEKA, from the coding sequence GTGTCCGTGCCTGCTCGTTCCCTTCGCGGCGCCTGGCGCATCGGCGCCGCAGCGCTCGCCGCGACTCTCGCCATCGGCTTGAGCGCGTGCGCTCCCGACCCCATGGTCGAGGCCTACAAGAACGGCGATCAGAAGGCGTACACGGCTGCTGACTTCCGCGTCGACTCGATCCCTGCCGGCGACCGTGCAGAGCCGGTCGACTTCGGCGGCATGACCGAAGACGGCGAGAAGTTCTCGAGCGACGACATCCGCGGCGAGGTCGCGGTCGTCAACTTCTGGTACGCGGGCTGCGGACCCTGCCGCGCCGAGGCGAAAGACCTCGAGGCGACGTGGCAGAAGCACCAGGCAGACGGTGTGCAGTTCATCGGCGTGAACATCTACGACCAGGCCGACACCGCCAAGTCGTTCGCGAAGACCTACGGCGTCACCTACCCGAGCCTCATGGACGCCACCTCCGGTGACGCCAAGCTCGCCTTCGCCCGGGTGACGCCGATCCAGGCGCCGCCGACCACCCTCGTCATCGACCGGAAGGGCCGGGTCGCGGCCCGCATCATCGGCCCGATCGACGGCACCTCGATCCTGTCGACCCTCATCAAGGACGCGCTCAAGGAGAAGGCGTGA
- the ccsB gene encoding c-type cytochrome biogenesis protein CcsB, whose protein sequence is MPDLDSISILTLWTAIAVYAGSFIAYAFDLARRSSATAAAVETPALVTAGGSDARGAASAASGTGAAAADAGKGGKPKYIFARIGTALAILGWLFHLTATLTRGFAAGRVPWANLYEFAMIGTLLIMAVYLVMLTRIDLRYLGTFISGLVVVLLGAAAANFYVEVTPLVDPLKSVWLVIHVFVASLSTALLALAFALSVMQLMQSRRERRVAEGDENAGPGFLRTLPNTVRLENMAYHFSVVGFIFWTFTLIAGAIWAQDAWGRYWGFDVKETWTFIIWVLYAGYIHARATRGWRGNPSAWLSIVGFTAVIFNFAIVNVFFKGLHAYSGLS, encoded by the coding sequence ATGCCCGACCTCGATTCCATCTCGATCCTGACGCTGTGGACGGCCATCGCCGTCTACGCCGGCTCGTTCATCGCCTACGCCTTCGACCTGGCACGGCGCTCCTCGGCGACGGCCGCCGCCGTCGAGACCCCGGCTCTGGTCACCGCAGGAGGTTCGGATGCCCGTGGCGCCGCGTCAGCGGCATCCGGAACCGGCGCAGCCGCAGCAGACGCGGGGAAGGGCGGGAAGCCGAAGTACATCTTCGCCCGCATCGGAACCGCACTGGCGATCCTCGGCTGGCTCTTCCACCTCACCGCGACACTCACGCGCGGTTTCGCCGCCGGGCGCGTGCCGTGGGCGAACCTGTACGAGTTCGCGATGATCGGCACGCTGCTGATCATGGCCGTGTACCTGGTCATGCTCACCCGCATCGACCTGCGCTACCTGGGCACGTTCATCTCGGGTCTCGTCGTCGTGCTGCTGGGTGCCGCTGCGGCCAACTTCTACGTCGAGGTCACGCCGCTCGTCGACCCGCTGAAGTCGGTGTGGCTGGTGATCCACGTGTTCGTCGCCTCGCTGTCGACCGCGCTGCTGGCCCTCGCGTTCGCGCTGTCGGTGATGCAGCTGATGCAGTCGCGCCGTGAGCGTCGCGTCGCCGAGGGAGACGAGAACGCCGGCCCCGGGTTCCTGCGCACCCTGCCGAACACCGTGCGCCTCGAGAACATGGCGTACCACTTCTCGGTCGTCGGCTTCATCTTCTGGACCTTCACGCTGATCGCCGGTGCGATCTGGGCGCAGGACGCCTGGGGCCGCTACTGGGGCTTCGACGTGAAGGAGACCTGGACCTTCATCATCTGGGTGCTCTACGCCGGATACATCCACGCCCGTGCCACCCGCGGCTGGCGAGGCAACCCGTCGGCCTGGCTGTCTATCGTCGGCTTCACCGCGGTGATCTTCAACTTCGCCATCGTCAACGTCTTCTTCAAGGGTCTGCACGCCTACTCCGGCCTGAGCTGA
- a CDS encoding histidine phosphatase family protein — protein MTARRLHLVRHGEVHNPARVLYGRLPDYHLSEAGRRMAHDAAEHLASAGRQVSELRCSPLERTQESAAPFTELFGLDATHDVRIIEPANVFEGQRMSRALRNPFNWRHLRRPSVPSWGEPYTSIATRMRAAMDEAWDAALRGPSVHDGDIVFVSHQAPIWITHLSIAGITLQHDPRTRRCALSSITSFERVGDVWREVDYVEPADKGVDLGAV, from the coding sequence GTGACGGCACGACGACTCCATCTGGTGCGCCATGGCGAGGTGCACAACCCCGCGCGCGTGCTCTACGGGCGCCTCCCCGACTATCACCTGAGCGAGGCCGGGCGCCGGATGGCGCACGACGCGGCCGAGCACCTGGCATCCGCCGGCCGGCAGGTGAGCGAGCTGCGATGCTCGCCGCTCGAGCGCACGCAGGAATCGGCCGCGCCGTTCACCGAGCTGTTCGGACTCGACGCCACCCACGATGTGCGCATCATCGAACCCGCGAACGTGTTCGAAGGCCAGCGGATGTCGCGCGCTCTGCGCAACCCCTTCAACTGGCGCCACCTGCGCCGGCCGTCGGTGCCCAGCTGGGGCGAGCCGTACACGTCGATCGCGACGCGCATGCGCGCCGCGATGGACGAGGCCTGGGATGCCGCGCTGCGCGGCCCGTCGGTGCACGACGGAGACATCGTGTTCGTCTCGCACCAGGCGCCGATCTGGATCACGCACCTCTCGATCGCGGGAATCACCCTGCAGCACGATCCGCGCACCCGGCGCTGCGCGCTGTCGAGCATCACCTCGTTCGAGCGCGTCGGCGACGTGTGGCGAGAGGTGGACTACGTCGAGCCGGCGGACAAGGGCGTCGACCTCGGCGCGGTCTGA